Part of the Deinococcus sp. LM3 genome is shown below.
CAGGCACGCCACGTTCAGGCCTGGTTTCCCCCACACCTGGACCTGGCACGTCTGGCACTGGTACTTCACCCGAGTGGGTCGCCTGGGCTGCACCGGGATCGGTTCAATGGACGCGCGGACGGGTGAGGGGGGTGCCGTCAGGGTGAACCACTCCACGCCCGGCACGGCGGTGGACTCTGGTTCCAAGTCAACCGTGGGGGCCTCCACGTGCAGTGCAGCTGCTGGCAGCAGCCGGTCGTACCACGTGACCACGAAACTGGTCGCCAGGAGCGCCCGGCACGCCGTGAGAAACGGGCCTTCCACGATGTAATCCGACATGGACTCCCCGGTGGTGCGCCCGCCCGGCGCGCCCGTCGTGGAGGGATGCAGGCCCAGTTCGATCATGCGGGTGGCCCACTGCCGGTTGTGATATCCCCGGCGGCCTGGCTTCCCGTGTTCGAACTGCCAGAGGTGAACCATCTCGTGCACGAGGGTACCGAGGGTCGCTTCCAGTGGCTGCACCGCGAAGTACGCCGGGTTCAAGGCGATCTCGTGCACTTCCGCGCCACTGGCGGACACGAACCGCCGTGGACTGAAGTACCCCGACGTCTTGTGCTTGCGTTGCAGGGTGATCAGTGCCGCAGGGAGCGTCCCCGCGAACAGGGCGGCATTGAAGTGATCGAACGCGGTCTGAAGTTCCGCGTAGGCCTGCGGGGTGGGATTGGATTGCACAATCCACACCCTGCGGGGCGTGGGGGTGACGACCTCAGAGGTCGAGGGAGACGTACCCCGGACCATGCCGGGCCGTCACCGCGTCGTGGAGTTCGGGCATCTCCTCCGGCCGGAGGGCCATGAGTGTCCGGCCCTGCGCGTCGAACGCGGCGAGCGTGACGTCGAGCACCGGACGGCGGTGGCGGCCGTGAGTGGTCAGCCGCTCGTGCCGCACGACTCGCGTCGCGGTGGGGTACATGCGGCGCACGGCCGGGTAGAGGGACTCGTGCAGGGTGCCCTGCCGTGTCCGGGTCTTCCGTTTCGTGCGTGGTGTGGGGGCCATCAGTGCACCACGGCGCGGTGGACGTGCGCCGCCTGCACGGGGGTCACGGGCGGCACCGACCCGGTGAGCACCTGCGTCAGGGCCTGCACGCTCACGCCCCGCCGTTCGCAGAGCGCCCGGACTTCCTCGGCGAGGATCGTCTCTGGGGGCAGCAGCGTGGGTGGGGGCGGCGCCGCGGCCATGAGGCGCGCCCCGAGGCTGCTGGCACGGGCCACGGTGACCACCTTCAGCTGCGCGGCCGTGAACGGCTTGCCCGCCTGGGCCGCCTCCCGGATCTCCCGCACGGCCCGCTCGGCGTGCACGCCCCGGAGTTTCGCGGCGCGCTCGGCGACACTCAGGCTCAGGGTGCGCGTCCCGATCAGGTCCAGGACGTCGCCCGGCAGACTGAGCAGGGACAGGCGGGCGCGGATGACTTGCACGGGAACGCCGGTGTTCGCGGCGATGCCCGACTCGGTGAGCGTCTGCGTGAGCGTGCCGTACAGACGGGCTTCCTCCACGGGGTTGGCACTGCGGTTGTGCACCCCGGCGACCACCAGGGCCCACTGCGCCTCGGTCAGTCCGGCGTACACGTCCGCCTGCACGTGCGTCCAGCCGAGCGACCGGGCGGCCGCGACGCGGCGATTCCCATCCCGGATGCGGTACTCGCCGCTGGGCAGGGATTCCAGCACGATGGGTTGGAGCTGCCCGGTGCAGCGCAGCGCGCCCTTGAGGTGGTTGCTGGCGCCGTGCGTGTCCTCGGTGAGGTCGTCGACGGGCACGGCGGTGCTGAAGGGCGTGGGCACGGTCACGTTGAGCAGGGGTGGGGGGGCATCGGTCGGCATACGAATGTCATGGCCCCCGGGTGTCCGGGGGCCACCACTGCTGGAAGAGGCCGGAGGACTCAGTGCGAGCGGGAGCGGGCACCTCGCACTGGGCGTCCGGCGTGCGCCACCCCGGTCTGTTATTCCTGCGCGACGAAGACCGGGAGGCCGCTCTGTCCCGCCCGCTTCTCCCGGTCGGCCTGGACGCTGGGGTCGGGGTGCTGGATGACGGTGAGGGCCGTGATGGGCACGACCATGAACACGCCGAGCGCGTAGTCCGGGGCAGGGGAGAGGGGTGCCTTGACGGGGTAGGTGCCGTCCGCCAGTCGGCGCTGGCCGGGCCCGGCGTTCGGCGCGACGTGCCAGCCCAGACCGATGCAGCCCTCCTGCGCCGTGTGCCCCTTTCCGCATGGGCAGGCGAATCCGTCGGGGGTGGTGAGCGTGCTCGCGTTCTTGACGACGGCCCTAGGGTGCAGGAGGTACAGGCAACTCTGGGCGGTGAGATCCCCCAGGGGCGCGGTGCGACTGACCTTTCGACTGACGCCTTTGCGGCGCGCCTCTTCGATGAAGTCCGCCATCTCCGGGTAGGAGTCTGCGCCCACCCAGTCCAGGACATGCGTGACACCGTGCTCGTCCGTGAAGGTGCTGATACCGATGGCACTGACGCCCATCTCAACCGGGTCGACCTCAAGGGGCAGGTCCATCAGGCGGTCCTCGATGGGCGAGCCGCCCTTCATCAGGCCGCACTCCAGGTACAGTTCCCCGGCGGTGCGTCCACTGCCGCACAGTCGGCGACCTCCAGCTGCTTGAATTCCGTTCATGCGGGCGAGGTGGCCCCCGGGGTCGGGGGCCAGAGCTTCAGTCGTCCGCTTCGGGGATCGCCTGCCAGTCGTACGCGTGGCGAGGGTACGCGTCCAGGTGGGCGATGGCCGCCGCGAGAAACGCCCCTCGGCAGTCCAGGGGAACGCACGTCCGGAACTCGAAGTGGAAACCCTGGAAGGTGATGGTGCCCTCTGGCGTGGCGTCGATGCTGAGGCGTGGCCAGACACCCTGCGCCGTGGCATCCCGTGGGTGCATCTCGGTCCACATCAGGCCGAACTGCTCGGCCAGCGCCTCTATCGCGTCGTCATAACTCTCGCGCAGGCGGTCCAGCTGCGCACTCAGTGTTTCGTCCCCGGTCATGCAGACGAGGTGGCCCCCGACGCAGGGGGCCAGCACTTCACGGGCAGGTCGCCGGGCCGCTCAGCGCGTCACGAGGGTCGTGCCACAACCCGGACGGGCTGATCAGCAGGGCGTCCCAGCAGCTCGCCGTGCATCCAGATCCAGTGCACCTCGCCCGGGCTCCCCGTGTCCGCTTCGAGCAGGGCCTGGACGTCCGGTGGGAAGGTGCAGCGTGTGAGCAGTTCACTGGACGTGCCGACCTCTCCGGGAGGGAGGTGGACGTGCAGAAGGGGGGAGAGGAGCTGGGCACGCCCGAACGATGCGTGCCGCTCACCCCGGACGTCCCACGCCTGAGAGGGGGTGAGCACGAAGGGCGTCATGCCTTCCGCCCGTTCGAATTGGCCGAGGTCCCAGGCACTCGTCCCGGCATACCCAGCAGCGCGGGCGGCCTGCAAGGCGGTCGTGACACTGGGAGCGTAGACCGCGCACTGCCAGGTGTTCGGGCCATCGGGACCATCGGCGACGAGATCGAATCGGCTGAGCATGGGAGGGACGTGGCCTGCGGGCGCAGGCCAGGACTGGAGCGGTGAGCGGGGGTCTCGCACTGGGCGTTCGGCGTGCGCCACCCCGGTCCCTTCTCCTCCCGCGTGATGGAGGAGTGGGGCGATCCAGGGGGTCTACGACTGTCGGTGGTGGATTGCCGCCTTCGCGCGCAGGCCGCTTGCGGACTGCGTGCAGCCACCCCGCGGCGCGTTCCGGGTCTGGCGTTGCCGGGCTGCGGTGGGCGCGCCGTGCGCCCGCCGCCGTCCCCGCCCATGCCCCGCCGAACACTGGAGTCCTGGTGCAGCTCAGGGTTCGCCGGTCAAGTACGCAC
Proteins encoded:
- a CDS encoding SprT-like domain-containing protein; translation: MQSNPTPQAYAELQTAFDHFNAALFAGTLPAALITLQRKHKTSGYFSPRRFVSASGAEVHEIALNPAYFAVQPLEATLGTLVHEMVHLWQFEHGKPGRRGYHNRQWATRMIELGLHPSTTGAPGGRTTGESMSDYIVEGPFLTACRALLATSFVVTWYDRLLPAAALHVEAPTVDLEPESTAVPGVEWFTLTAPPSPVRASIEPIPVQPRRPTRVKYQCQTCQVQVWGKPGLNVACLTCNQPLSAAQD
- a CDS encoding ParB N-terminal domain-containing protein produces the protein MPTDAPPPLLNVTVPTPFSTAVPVDDLTEDTHGASNHLKGALRCTGQLQPIVLESLPSGEYRIRDGNRRVAAARSLGWTHVQADVYAGLTEAQWALVVAGVHNRSANPVEEARLYGTLTQTLTESGIAANTGVPVQVIRARLSLLSLPGDVLDLIGTRTLSLSVAERAAKLRGVHAERAVREIREAAQAGKPFTAAQLKVVTVARASSLGARLMAAAPPPPTLLPPETILAEEVRALCERRGVSVQALTQVLTGSVPPVTPVQAAHVHRAVVH